The sequence CCGCCGCCAGCTTAATCGAAGATGGCACGCTCTCCGAAAACAGCCTCGATACTCTCGCCGCGCGCCTCGGCGTCACCGATCGCCATCTGCGCCGCGTGTTCCAGGGCGAATTCGGTGTATGCCCGGTCGCCTTCGCGCAAACGCAGCGCCTGCTGCTCGCCAAGCGCCTTCTCACCGACACCGATTCCGCGTTGACCGACATCGCGTTCGCCAGCGGCTTCGGCAGCCTGCGTCGATTCAATGCGCTGTTCAAGGATCGTTATCGTCTGAGTCCGAAACAATTGCGCAAGACTCCGCGGCCAGCCGCTGCGCCCGATACCCTGACCTTCGAGCTAAGCTTCCGCCCGCCCTACGATTGGGCATCGATGCTCGCGTTTCTCCGCGCCCGCTGCGTCACGGGAGTCGAAGAGGTCGGCGACGCCTCGTACCGGCGAATCGTTCGAATCGCGCACGGCGGCGAGCAACACGTCGGATGGCTCGAGGTCGCGATGTCGCCGAAAAAACCCGCGCTCCGAATCCTAATCAGCGCATCGTTGATGAAAGTGCTCCCCGCAGTTCTCGCGCGCATCAAGCATCTGATGGACTTGTCAGCCAACCCTTCCGAGATCGCCGAAACCCTGGGCGATCTCGCCGCGCGAAATCCGGGACTCCGCGTCCCAGGCGCCTTCGACGGATTCGAGATCGCGGTCCGCGCAATTCTCGGTCAGCAGATCACCGTCGCCGCGGCGCGCACGCTCGCGAGCCGATTCGCCAAAGCTTTCGGATGTCCCGTCGAATCGCCGTTCCCCGCGCTCTCGATCGCATTTCCGTCACCGGAACGAATCGCACAATTGAGCCTCAACGATGTCGCGAGCCTCGGCGTGATCGCGTCGCGCGCCCGCGCCATCATCCAGATGGCTGGATTGATCACGGAGCGAGATCTCTCACTCACGCCCGGCGTGAACGTTGACTCGACCCTGCAAAAGCTCCGCTCGATTCCGGGCGTCGGCGAATGGACCGTGCAGTACCTCGCGATGCGCACGCTCGCATGGCCCGACGCGTTCCTCCACACCGATCTCATCGTGATGAGAGCGCTCGCCGAAAAAAATCCGCGCCGCGTGCTCGCGCGCAGCGAGGCGTGGCGGCCGTGGCGCGCCTACGCCGTGATGCATCTATGGGCCGCCGAAAAATCACGCCGCGCCAAACTGGAGACCGCCAATGGAACTGTTTATTGATCGAATCCCGTCGCCAATCGGCACCGTTTTGATCGTGTCCGACGGCACCGCGCTGAATGGCCTCGACTTCGGCGATCACGAAGATCGCATGATGCGATTGATGCGCTTGCACTACGGCGCATGCACGCTCAAACCGATGCGCAATCCCGCCGGCTTGCGCGATCGCATCGAGGCCTATTTCGCGCGCGACTTCGCCGCACTCGACGACATCATCGTCCAAACGGGCGGCACGCCGTTCCAAAAAGAAGTGTGGGCCGAGCTGCGCCGGATTCCGCTC comes from Candidatus Binatus sp. and encodes:
- the alkA gene encoding DNA-3-methyladenine glycosylase 2, giving the protein MMLEPDTCYRAAKAHDPRFDGRFFIGVSSTGIYCRPICTVKMPKRENCTFFPSAAAAESEGYRPCLRCRPELAPGNASVDSSHRIAQAAASLIEDGTLSENSLDTLAARLGVTDRHLRRVFQGEFGVCPVAFAQTQRLLLAKRLLTDTDSALTDIAFASGFGSLRRFNALFKDRYRLSPKQLRKTPRPAAAPDTLTFELSFRPPYDWASMLAFLRARCVTGVEEVGDASYRRIVRIAHGGEQHVGWLEVAMSPKKPALRILISASLMKVLPAVLARIKHLMDLSANPSEIAETLGDLAARNPGLRVPGAFDGFEIAVRAILGQQITVAAARTLASRFAKAFGCPVESPFPALSIAFPSPERIAQLSLNDVASLGVIASRARAIIQMAGLITERDLSLTPGVNVDSTLQKLRSIPGVGEWTVQYLAMRTLAWPDAFLHTDLIVMRALAEKNPRRVLARSEAWRPWRAYAVMHLWAAEKSRRAKLETANGTVY